Proteins encoded in a region of the Gulosibacter sediminis genome:
- a CDS encoding LPXTG cell wall anchor domain-containing protein yields MDEPIRQEPGGPTGAPEAGGEVGENIVPVEPGHRGGQDSTSDNGTRPTVKQSPTTGPSSASDVDVSAPTPSATPQADDLANTGVNGNLIAVFSIAAIIVAIGTVLLRRRNGRNA; encoded by the coding sequence GTGGATGAGCCGATCCGGCAGGAACCCGGCGGGCCGACCGGTGCTCCCGAGGCTGGTGGCGAGGTAGGCGAAAACATTGTGCCCGTCGAGCCAGGCCACCGCGGCGGACAAGACTCCACGAGCGACAACGGCACGCGCCCAACCGTGAAGCAGAGCCCGACCACCGGGCCGAGCTCTGCATCCGATGTCGATGTGTCGGCACCGACACCGTCGGCAACCCCTCAGGCCGACGACCTCGCGAATACGGGCGTGAACGGCAATCTGATCGCGGTCTTCTCGATCGCGGCGATCATCGTCGCGATCGGCACCGTCCTGCTGCGACGTCGT